From one Streptomyces sp. NBC_01478 genomic stretch:
- a CDS encoding EamA family transporter, protein MNAVNRSTTVLLTALAPISWGTTYAVTTQFLPPDRPLFTGLMRALPAGLVLLALARVLPRGAWWWKATVLGALNIGAFFPLLFLSAYRLPGGMAAVVGSIGPLFVVGLSAVLLGQRPTARSVLTGAVAAFGVSLVVLKAAGALDPVGVLAALASTASMSTGTVLTKRWGRPDGVGPLALTGWQLTAGGLLIAPVAFLAEGAPPALDGRAVGGYLYLALANTAIAYWLWFRGIGRLSATQVTLLGPLSPLTAAVVGWAALGQTLTPLQLAGMALAFGATVTGQIGARTPSVCVREVPSRGTAVTQRRRRPWPMNPAPVVASRSPHGRAAPDAVPCTVPPPAARRPTGSDRGAAGSVSTD, encoded by the coding sequence ATGAACGCCGTGAACCGCTCCACCACCGTCCTCCTCACCGCCCTCGCCCCCATCTCCTGGGGCACCACCTACGCCGTCACCACCCAGTTCCTGCCGCCCGACCGCCCCCTCTTCACCGGCCTGATGCGCGCCCTCCCCGCCGGTCTCGTGCTCCTCGCGCTGGCCCGGGTGCTGCCGCGCGGGGCCTGGTGGTGGAAGGCGACGGTGCTCGGCGCGCTGAACATCGGCGCCTTCTTCCCGCTGCTGTTCCTGTCCGCGTACCGGCTCCCGGGCGGTATGGCGGCGGTCGTCGGCTCGATCGGGCCGCTGTTCGTGGTCGGCCTCTCGGCGGTCCTGCTGGGACAGCGGCCCACGGCCCGAAGCGTGCTCACCGGCGCCGTCGCGGCCTTCGGCGTCAGTCTCGTCGTACTGAAGGCGGCCGGAGCGCTCGACCCGGTCGGCGTCCTCGCGGCCCTCGCCTCCACGGCCTCCATGTCCACCGGCACCGTGCTGACCAAGCGGTGGGGCCGCCCGGACGGCGTCGGCCCGCTCGCCCTCACCGGCTGGCAGCTCACCGCGGGCGGCCTGTTGATAGCCCCCGTCGCCTTCCTGGCCGAGGGGGCACCGCCCGCGCTCGACGGCCGGGCGGTCGGCGGTTACCTCTACCTCGCGCTGGCGAACACGGCGATCGCGTACTGGCTCTGGTTCCGCGGCATCGGCCGGCTCTCCGCCACCCAGGTCACCCTCCTCGGCCCGCTCTCCCCGCTGACCGCGGCCGTCGTCGGCTGGGCGGCACTCGGGCAGACGCTCACGCCGCTGCAACTCGCGGGGATGGCGCTGGCGTTCGGGGCGACGGTGACCGGACAGATCGGGGCGCGAACCCCGTCCGTTTGCGTTCGGGAGGTACCGTCACGCGGGACTGCCGTGACGCAACGCCGGAGACGCCCGTGGCCGATGAATCCTGCCCCAGTTGTGGCAAGCCGCTCACCGCACGGACGGGCCGCGCCGGACGCCGTTCCGTGTACTGTTCCGCCGCCTGCCGCCAGAAGGCCTACCGGGAGCGACAGGGGAGCGGCGGGGTCGGTGTCGACGGACTGA
- a CDS encoding MarR family winged helix-turn-helix transcriptional regulator has protein sequence MSARPEQRKDPVDAIVEQWAAVRPDLDTAAMEVFGRIFRLSRAMGDRMERAYAPYGISRGEFDVLATLRRADEPYTLSPRQLSATLMLTTGGMTGRLDKLERAGLLRRSPDPHDRRGLQVTLTEKGLTLMDEAVGAGLAVQQEALSSALDGERAGQLADLLRELLAGTQRAE, from the coding sequence ATGAGTGCACGCCCTGAGCAGCGCAAGGACCCCGTCGACGCGATCGTCGAGCAGTGGGCGGCGGTGCGGCCCGACCTCGACACCGCGGCGATGGAGGTCTTCGGGCGGATCTTCCGGCTCTCCCGGGCCATGGGCGACCGCATGGAGAGGGCGTACGCGCCGTACGGCATCTCGCGCGGCGAGTTCGACGTCCTCGCGACCCTGCGCCGCGCCGACGAGCCCTACACCCTCTCGCCGCGCCAGCTCTCCGCGACGCTGATGCTCACCACGGGCGGCATGACCGGCCGCCTCGACAAACTCGAACGGGCCGGCCTGCTCCGCCGCTCCCCCGACCCGCACGACCGCCGCGGCCTCCAAGTCACCCTGACCGAGAAGGGGTTGACGCTGATGGACGAGGCGGTCGGAGCGGGGTTGGCGGTCCAACAGGAGGCCCTGTCCAGCGCCCTCGACGGGGAACGCGCCGGGCAACTGGCCGACCTGCTGAGGGAGTTGCTGGCGGGGACCCAGAGGGCGGAGTGA